In Deltaproteobacteria bacterium, the sequence TATTGGAAGGGAAGGATATAACAAAGAGTGATTTGGGAAGAAAACCCCTCGGCATGGGGATGTTTATATTTAAAGAATGGGTTGCCGGACAAAAGGTTGTCCTTGATGCAAACCCTGATTATTTTGAAGGAAGACCCTATATTGACAGGTTTATCTACCGCATAATCCCTGACCCTGCGACAATGTTTCTTGAGGCAAAGACAGGCGCAATTGACATGCTCGGGCTTACACCCCTTCAGTATCAGCGGCAGACAGACTCGCCATATTTTAAAAATAATTTTCAGAAATTTAGATACCCTGTTTTTGTTTATTCATATCTTGGGTTCAATCTAAAAGACCCGCGATTCAAAGACAAAAGAGTCAGGCAGGCGATTGCCCATGCAGTTGACAAGCAGGAAATCGTTGACGGCGTTCTATTCGGTCTTGGCAAACCTGCAACAGGACCGTATGTCCCTAATACATGGATGTATAATCCTAATGTAAAAAAATATGAATATGATTTGGAAAAGGCAAAACAACTTTTAAAAGAAGCAGGATGGACAGACACAGACGGCGACGGCATACTAGATAAAGACGGCAAGCCATTTGAACTTACAATCTCAACAAGCGTTGGAAATACGACAAGAATAAAGGTTGCAACAATAATCCAGTGGAGGCTCCAGAAAATCGGCATAAAGGTAACCATACGCACTTATGAATGGTCAACATTCATAAATGAAAGAATAAACAAAAGACGATTTGAGGCAGTGATTTTAGGTTGGAGCATAGGGCTTGACCCAGACCAGTATGACATATGGCATTCAAGCAAGACAAAGGAAAAGGAATTTAATTTCATAGACTACAAAAACCCGGAGATTGACGATTTGCTTGAAAAGGGGAGACGCACATTTGCTCTTGAAGAGAGGAAAAAGGCTTATTTCAGGATCCAAGAGATTTTAGCAGATGATGTGCCTTATATATTTCTGTATGTCCCTGACGCCCTTGTTATTGTCAACTCCAGATTTCAGGGCATTGAACCAGCTCCCATCGGCATAACCTACAACCTGCACAAGTGGTATGTTCCAAAAGAGATGCAAAAACACAGGATAGAGCCGTAATAAATTTTAGTGATAGCAGTAGGGTGGGCTGCGCCCACCTTTAACAATAGCCGAATGGCAATGGTGGGCACAGCCCACCCTACAGGACTTTCGGACAGCGCATATATTAAAGAGATTGTTGCCGGCATAACCAACGGGGTTAATAGGTATGTAAAGGAGATGGAGGTTTCGGCTGAGTAGAGGGATACATTTTGATCCGATTGCTCAAAGAATATTACTGATAAGAGGTCATAGGATTATGCTTGATAGGAGACCTTGCGGAACTCTATGAAGTGCCTACAAAAAGATTAAATGAGCAAGTCAGACGAAATATAAAGAGATTCCCTCCGGATTTTATGTTTCAACTGACGCCAGAAGAATTTGATTCTTTAAGGTCGCATTTTGCGACCTTAAAGACAGGCAGAGGACAGCACAGAAAATATTTGCCCTATGTCTTTACAGAACAGGGTGTGGCAATGCTCTCAAGTGTATTAAACAGCGAGCGCGCAATAGATGTCAATGTAGCTATAATGAGGGCATTCGTAAAACTGCGTGAATTTGCTATGACGCATAAGGAACTGTCTCGCAAGTTGAATGCACTGGAGAAAAAATACGATTCCCAGTTCAAAATTGTCTTTGACGCTATTTGTCAGCTAATGACTCCGCCAGAACCGAAAAGGAGAAAGATAGGCTTTTAGGATGAAATGGAAAGTTGCCAACATGCCAAGAATAAACGAAGTGACGGATACGGATTTAAAGGTTATTGAAAGACTCCAGCAACTCGGCTGGAAGCGGGGGAATACTTTGCTTTTTATCAGCAGGAGTATGTGTTAAGCCTAAATTTGTGATGAGGATAACAGGATAATGGCCGCTATTTCCTTTTTATTTTCTTTGAAATAGACTTGACTTTACTTTATATCGGATATAAAGTAAAGTCAAAAGTAATAAAGGTATTATATGGAGACGATTCTTAAAAGGATAGTTTTTGATGAGATCAAAAAATACCTGCATACGGATGATATTATTGTTTTGCACGGGGCGCGTCAGGTTGGCAAGACAACCATCCTTTACTATATAGAAGACTATCTGAAAAAGCAGGGAGAGGATGCCTATTTTATTGACCTTGAAGATTCCAGATTTGTAAGAATATTGGACGCAGGCGCGGCGGAATTCATCAGGCATCTTAAAGAAGAAGGACTGTTATCCGCAGGCAGAAAAACAAAGCTCTTTGTTTTTATTGACGAGATTCAATATCTATCCGACCCATCATCATTCCTTAAACTGACGGCAGACCACCATAAAAATATCAAACTCATTGTTTCAGGCTCATCCAGTTTTGCCATAAAAACCAAATTCAAGGATTCCCTTGTGGGAAGGACTGTGAATTTTGAAATCTTCAATTTGTCCTTCAAGGAATTTTTATTATTCAGGCAATACCCATTTGAACAGGACAAGGTATACACGCAGAAAAAGATAGATGAACTCAGGACAATGTTCAAGGAATATGTTCTTTACGGAGGTTATCCTAAAATTGTTTTGACCTCTGAGATTGACAAGAAGGAAAAATACTTGCAGCAGATTATTGACACCTATGTAAAGAAAGACATAAGAGACCTCGCTGACATTAAAGATATTGACAAATTCAACAAATTGCTGGAAGCCCTTGCCTCGCAAAGCGGCCAACAGTTGAATGTCGCAGAACTTTCCAATACCACAAAGATAGCAAAACAGACCATAGAGAAATACCTGTTCATCATGGAAAACACCTATATCATCAAATTAGTCAAACCATTCAGCAAAAATATCCGCTCCGAACTCTTCAAATTGCCCAAAATCTATTTTTACGATACAGGGCTTATGCAGATGCTTTGGTTAAAGGGGTTGCAAAAAGAACTCATCGGCAATGTATTTGAAACAGGAATCTTTGCCGAACTCGCAAAGAAATATACCCATGAAGCAATCTTTTACTGGCGGACAAAGGATAAAAAAGAAATAGACTTTATGTTAAAAATCAAGAACTCCATACTGCCGATAGAAGTGAAATTGAATTTTGAGCAGTTCAATCCCACAGCAGTGCAGTATTTTAATAAGCATTACGGCATAAACAAATACAAGGTTATCGGTTTAAACGGCAAACCAAAAAGCGAGTTTTATGTTTATCCGTGGGATGCGTAGGATGGATGCCCCTGATATTATCGTAAAAAAATACGGGAAGCGGGGAGATACTTTGCTTTACCCCGTTTAGAAAATGCAATTTTCTAAACGGGGTTTATCAGCAGGAGTATGCACAGAGTAATGGTTGCTGTGCCTGATATTTTAAAAAGTCTTACGGAAAGACTGATCAAGGATTTCGGCAAGGGTTTCGATTACTCCAATCTTAAGAATATGCGCCAGTTTTACCTTGTCTTTCCAATTGGCGACGCACTGCGTAGCGAATTGAGCTGGACACATTACCGTCTGCTGATGCGTGTAGAAAAAGAGGCGGCGCGGGACTTTTATCTTGAGGAATGTATTAACAGCAATTGGAGCACAAGAGAACTTGAAAGGCAGATTTGCTCATTGCTGTTTGAGCGGCTTGCGTTAAGCAGGGACAAAAAAGGAGTGCTTGAACTTGCAAAAAAGGGACACCATATTACCGCTCCTTCCGACTCATCAGGATATCGGACAGATGCAGATGTATCTGAACTATTACAAAAGGACTCAAATGATAGAGGGTGAAAATGAGCCTATAGGCATACTCCTTTGCGCCGAGAAAAACAAAGCAGTTGTAAAATTCACTTTGCCGGAAGGGCAAAAGCAGATATACATTTCCAAATATATCTCTTATCTGCCGACAGAAGAAGAGTTGCGGGCTGAAATTATGCGTGAAAAGGAATTGATTGAAATGGAGTTAAAAATGTTAAAACCAAAAGGGCAAAAATAAGGTGTGCAGATAAAATGCCAAGAACTAACGAAGCCACAGACACATATCCCTGCTTAATACTTGCAGAGCCTGCCCCGTACTTGATACGGGGGGACAAGTTTAAAGGTGATTTACCCCATTAGAAAATCCTTTTCTAATGGGGTTGAAAAACTCCAGCAATTCGGCTGGAAGCGGGGGGTACATTGCCTGCCTGTGGCGCCTGCTTGTGCTGCGGCAGACAGGCAGACGCAGACAGGTTTTATCAGCAGGAGTATGCGTTGAGCATAAATTTGTGATAGATGGAATAGAGGATAATGGTTGCTGTGCCCGTAATTTTTCTATTTTTTATAAGAGAGAATCTATACAGCCCGATTTATTCGCAACTTTTAAATAACAATGAAGAAAATTAAAAATATTCCAGAATTTGATAGACCTCGTGAAAAGATGGAGCAGAAAGGTGCAAAGGCACTTTCAAATCTTGAGTTATTGGCTGTGTTGCTTGGCAGCGGTATAAAAGGCAAGGATGTGTTTGAAGTAGCAAAGGATATTCTGAATTTAACTAAAGACGATTTTGAGAACATCAGTGTAGAAACATTAAAGAATATTGAAGGTGTGGGGCTTGCAAAGGCATGTCAGATAATGGCAGCAATTGAATTTTCAAAAAGATTCTTGATAAAAGAAGGTGTAAAGATTAAAAATGCTGAGGATGTAGCAAAATTAACAGAGGAATTAAAAGACAAAAAGCAGGAGTATTTTTTAAGCCTGACATTAGACGGGGCATCTAATTTAATACAGAAAAGGACAGTTTTCATAGGCACTTTAAACCATAGTATTGTCCATCCGAGGGAGGTTTTTGCTGATGCTATAAGTGATAGGGCAGCGGGGATTATCTTTGTGCATAATCACCCATCGGGTGATGTTGCACCAACCAAACAGGATGTTGATTTAACCACGAGATTGATAGAGGCTGGTAAAATTGTTGGTATTGAGATAATTGACCATGTAATAATTGGCAAAGATGGGCATTTCAGTTTTCAGTCGGAAGGGATGTTAAATAAAGAGGTAAAAGCATGAACAAGATAAACGAATACGATATTCAGTTTTTGATAGAGAAATTACAAAAGGGTGAATCAATACCAGAGGATTATAAGTACAAGCTCTTCCCTACAAAGCAAAAGGAATATGAGCTTGTATATGCCGGCAAGATGCGGAAGGAAGATATTCTTGCCAATGAGGATGGTGTTTTTCCTGTGCCTTTGCAGGTGGAGAAGGTCTTTAATGGCGGGGAGTATCCATCTGGTGATAATGATTGGCGGAATATGATTGTCTTTGGTGATAACCTACAGTTTTTAAAGACTGTTTATGAGAACAAAGACCCTTTGATAAAGGATAAGGTTAAGGGCAAGGTGAAGCTGATTTATATTGATCCACCGTTTGGGACTGGGGATGAATATGATGGTGGCAATGGGAAAAGGGCATATACTGCAAAGGCAAAAGGGGCAGAGTTTGTAGAGTTTTTGAGAAGGCGGTTAATTGTTGCCAAAGAATTATTATCTGAAGATGGAAATATTTTTGTGCGTCAGGATCACCATTTTGGACACCATATTAAATTAATATTAGATGATGTTTTTGGTAAGCAAAATTTCAGAAATGAGATAGTTGTATCTAAATCTAACAGAATAAAAACTAAGGGGAAAAAATTTCTTTCTTGGCATGATTTAATATTTCTGTATGCAAAGTCGAGCGAAAGGATATTTTTTAACCACATTACCAAAAGTAGAGGTTTGGAAGAATGGAGGCAAATGGATAATGATGGCGAACAGTGGTCTGTTGTTCCAGAACATATATTGCATTTACACTCGGGGAAAAATATTAAATATGATGAGGATGGAAATCCTGTTTCAAGAGCAAAAGTTATACTGGGGAAAGAATTTCTTCCACCTATAGGCAGAAGGTTTCCATCTCAAGAAACAATCTTCGAGTTGGAAAAAAGAAATGCAATCAAGTTAAATTCTAACAAAAGACCAATTATGTTAAAGCCAGATGAAATACCATTAACTGATGATTGGACTGATATTTCTAGTTATTCTAGCACCACAAATTATCCGACAGAAAACTCAGAAGAGTTAATAGAAAGAATTATATTATCTACAACTGAAATTGGCGATATTGTTTTAGATTTTTTTGCCGGCTCTGGCACAACAGCAGTAGTAGCAGAAAAGCTCGGCAGACGGTGGATTGTATGTGATATTGGAAAACTTTCATTTTATGCAATGCAGAAAAGGGTTTTGACTATAGAAGGCAGCAAAGACTTAGAAAATCCCAAAAAGAAATATAGCAAGAAGGCAAGGAGTTTTGTCACTATTAACACAGGTCTTTACAATCTAAAAAAAATCTTTGAGCTTAAAAAAGACGATTACATTAACTTTGTGATGAATCTCTTTGAGGTAGAGACAATTGATAAAAAGATAAGCGGTATTAAGATAGGTGGACAGAAGAAAGATGGCTATTATGTTCTGGTCTATCCTTACTGGCAATTCAGAAATGCTTCAGTGGATGAAGAATACCTTGAGGATTTGCATTCTCACATTGGAAATAAAGTAGGGGAGAGGCTTTATATTATTGCACCTGCAAATTATGTGGATTTTATAAGCGACTATCACGAGATAGGGAAGGTTAGATACTATTTCCTCAAAGTGCCTTACCAGATAATAAAGGAACTCCACAAGGTGCAATTCAAGAAGTTTAGACAGCCCCAGAGCAAAAGAAATGTCAATGACCTTGATGATGCTATAGGTTTTCACTTTATAAGACAGCCAGAGATAGAATCAAAACTTAAAGTTAATGGGAAGACTGCGGAGATTCAGATTACAAAATTCCTCTCCAATTATCTTGAAGAAGATACTGGGATGGATTTGGGAAATTTTGAGTCTCTGGCAATGGTGCTTATTGATAAAGATTACAATGGTAAAGAGTTTGTGATGGATGAGTTTTATTTTGCAGAGGACTTACTGCCGAATAAAAAAGAGGAAGAAACAGAAGATGAAATTAAAAAGGAATTGAAGCATCTTAAAAAGATTTCAATCCCGCTGAATAAAGAGGATTGCGGGGACAGAATAATGGCTGTGTATGTTGACATATATGGAAATGAATTTAAAGAGGTTTTATCCATTAAAAAATAACTATGCTTGAGATAAAGACCTATAATACAAAAGACCTTGTTTTAGAGGTTAGTAAATCATACGACCCTATAAAACTTGACCTCACAAAGTGGGATAGGTTTATTGATGTCCTATGCGGTGATAGGCAGTATCAGAGAGAGGCTATAGAGAATACAATTGTCTATCTTGCATCAGGCAGATATAAATCTGTTGAGGATTTAGTCAAAGAAAATTGGAATAAAAATTCAGAATTACACACCAGATACAAGGATATAAACGAGTATTTCCACCATCTACAGCTTCCCAATAAATTTTCTGCCACTATAGATTTGGCAACCGGGACAGGCAAGAGCTATGTTATCTATGGTATTGCCCAGATAATGCTTGGGCTTGGACTCGTAGATAAGGTGCTTGTCTTGTGTCCATCTCTGACTATTGAAAAAGGACTTATGGAAAAGTTTGTATCCTTAAGCGGAGATAGCAAGTTAAAACAGACAATCCCTGAAGACGCAAAATATAAAAACCCAAGAATCATAGATGCCCATAGCACTATAAAGGACGGGGATATTTGTGTGGCGAATATCCATGCGGTTTATGGGACAACAGGTTCTTCAATAAGGGATAGCCTTTCAGGTAATGGAAAGAATGTATTAGTCCTCAGCGACGAAGTTCATCATGCTCATAATAAAGTTACAGGTAGAGACAGAGAAAGCCAGAGTATAAAGAAGTGGAAGGAGTTTTTACTGAATCCAGCCTATAACTTTAAATATATGGTTGGTTTTACCGGCACTGCCTACATAGATGATGAATACTTCACCGATGTTATTTATAGATATTCTTTAAGGGAATCTGTTGATGACAGAATGGTTAAGATGGTGGATTATGTCAGCAAAGACGAAAGCATCTCCATGGATGAGAAATTTCAGAAAATATATGACAATCACATTGAAAACCAGAATAAATACAGGAAAATAAAACCACTAACTATCTTAATCACAAAGGATATTACAAATGCCAAAAGGTTAAGAGAAAATCTGATAGAGTTTTTATCCAGAAAGGAATCACAACCAAAAGAGGAGGTTGAAAGAAAAGCTTTAATCATAACATCTGCGCCGGAGCATAAGGCAAATGTAGCAAAACTTAAAAATGTGGATGATAAAGATGACCCGACGGAATGGATTGTGTCAGTTTCTATGCTTACAGAGGGGTGGGATGTAAAGAATGTCTTTCAGATTGTCCCATGGGAAGACAGGGCTTTTAATTCAAAACTCTTGATTGCACAGGTCTTGGGGAGAGGCTTGAGAATTCCACCAGAATACCAATCCCCGCAGCCGAGGGTTAAGGTCTTTAACCATGACGCATGGAGTAGAAATATTAAAGGGCTTGTGGACGAAATCCTTGAGATTGAAATGAAACTGACAAGCTCTATTTTAAAGGATGGCGAAAGGGCAAAATATAACTTTGTTCTTTACAATATCAATTACGATAAAGACCCACAGGAAAAAGAGGCAAAAAAGGATACAGAGAGCTTTGACTACACAAAGGGATATATTGAATTGATTTCACAGATTGAAGATGAAGAAAAAGGCACAGAATATACAAATCTGGCAGGTGAGACATATTCAAAGAATACACTGGTTGAGTATAATACTTATACTGTTGATGAGGTGGCAAATAAAATCTATGAGGAGTTTAAAACAAGGGAATGGGAAGGAAGGATTTTACGATTGCCAGAAGGTGAATATACAAAGAATGACCTGCCTCCAAAAGAAGTATTAAAGAAGATAATCAGAACATCTATGGATAGAAGGGGTATCAAAGGGGATAGAATAGTAGAGAAGAATAGACAAAAGGTACTTCAGGCTTTTGGAACACTGTTGAGAAAAAAAGGAAAGACGGTTGTAAATGTAAGAAAAGTAAATAAACCAGAATCTGTATTTACATCTGGCATGGAGAAGGAAACCATTGCTGTTGGAAATTTGCGGCATGATGCAACTGTTTTTCATGCTGATACCTATGAGAGCGAACTGATAGATGAAGTTAAAGATATACTTCAAGAAATCAAAAATGACGAGAGTTTACCTAAAAGTGCGGAGAAGGAGATAAACCAATATCTATTCAAAACACCCCTTGATATAATTTTTACAAGGGCTGAGCCAGAGAGAAAATTTACAGAGCATTTATGTAGAAAAGAGAATGCCGAAAAGATTGATTCATGGATTAAGTCAAGAGATAGGGGATTTTATAAAACTGAATATTCATGGAGGAAGGGAGAGCACCCTCAGAAAAACCAAGAATTTAATCCAGATTTCTTTATCAAAATCCATCACGATGGAATTGACTTTATAGTTGTTGTAGAAGTAAAGGCTGATAATGATGACTCGGTTGAAAACAAGGCAAAACTGAGATGGACAAGACAGCATTTTATAGATATTAACAAAGAATTAGATAAAGCAGGAATAAAACAGAAATATATTTTTCACTTTTTAAGCCCAAATAGCTATTCAGAATTTTTTGAGTATTTAAGGGATGGAAGATTAATAAATGGGGCTTTCAGGAGTGATTTGGAAGATAAATTGGAAGCAAACGGGAAAGATTAATAATCCGAATTACCTATACGATAACAGTAGTGTCCGCTAAAAATTAAAAAAGCATGGCTTGTCCATCTCTTTTGTTGGATAATTGGATTTGAGAAAAGCCAATACTAACAAGGAGGAACAAGCCATGCACAAACTCGGAACTATATTCTCGGAACTCTTGAAACTTTATCCGAGATATCAATTTGAAAAAGCCGTAGAACGATACCAAGGAGACCGTTACATGAAGACCTTTTCTACATGGCAGCAGTTTATCACAATACTCTATTCCCAAATCAAGCAAAAAGATAGTCTTCGGGACATTGAGGCAGGTCTTACTACCCAGTTTGCCAAGTGGTATCACATTGGGCTTCAATCCGTTAAAAGAAGCACCCTCTCTGATGCCAATAGCAAAAGGGACTATAAGATATTTGAGGAATTGTTCTATCATCTTCTCTCCCGCTGTAGGGATTTAACGCCTAAGCACAAGTTTCGTTTTAAAAACCCTTTGGACACCATTGATGCCACTACTATAGATTTATGCCTAACGGCATTCCCTTGGGCAAAGTTCAGAAAGACCAAAGGGGCTATAAAGATGCACTGCCTGTATGAACACGCAGGGGCATTACCGTCCTTTCTTGTGGTAACCGATGGAAAAACATCCGATGTCCGTGTGGTAAAAGAAAATTCTTTTCCCATCTTGTCGGACAGCATCGTTTCCATAGACAGGGCATATATAGACTATAACTATTTAAATTCATTGAACAATAATAGGGTCTGGTTTGTGACCCGCTCCAAATCCAATATAGATTATATGGTTATCGGACAGCATCCAGGGACAGCAAAAGGTGTTGTCTCTGACTCCATAATTTGTCTAAATGGAGTCAAAACCAGAGAACTTTATGCAAAGGAACTAAGACTTATAGAATACTACGACCCTGAAACCAAAAAGACCTTTGTCTTTTTAACCAATAACTTTAATCTCTCTGCTGCCACTATTGCGCAGATTTATAAATCCCGTTGGCAGATTGAACTGTTTTTTAAATGGATAAAGCAGAATCTAAAGATAAAATCCTTTCTCGGAACCTCTAAAAACGCTGTGATGACGCAAATCTGGATTGCTATGAGCTATTATCTGCTTCTTACCTATATCAAGTATCAGACCAAATATGCCCATTCGCTTTTAAACTTGAGCCGTGTTATCCGTGAAACGCTCTTTGACAGAA encodes:
- the radC gene encoding DNA repair protein RadC, which encodes MKKIKNIPEFDRPREKMEQKGAKALSNLELLAVLLGSGIKGKDVFEVAKDILNLTKDDFENISVETLKNIEGVGLAKACQIMAAIEFSKRFLIKEGVKIKNAEDVAKLTEELKDKKQEYFLSLTLDGASNLIQKRTVFIGTLNHSIVHPREVFADAISDRAAGIIFVHNHPSGDVAPTKQDVDLTTRLIEAGKIVGIEIIDHVIIGKDGHFSFQSEGMLNKEVKA
- a CDS encoding site-specific DNA-methyltransferase, with product MNKINEYDIQFLIEKLQKGESIPEDYKYKLFPTKQKEYELVYAGKMRKEDILANEDGVFPVPLQVEKVFNGGEYPSGDNDWRNMIVFGDNLQFLKTVYENKDPLIKDKVKGKVKLIYIDPPFGTGDEYDGGNGKRAYTAKAKGAEFVEFLRRRLIVAKELLSEDGNIFVRQDHHFGHHIKLILDDVFGKQNFRNEIVVSKSNRIKTKGKKFLSWHDLIFLYAKSSERIFFNHITKSRGLEEWRQMDNDGEQWSVVPEHILHLHSGKNIKYDEDGNPVSRAKVILGKEFLPPIGRRFPSQETIFELEKRNAIKLNSNKRPIMLKPDEIPLTDDWTDISSYSSTTNYPTENSEELIERIILSTTEIGDIVLDFFAGSGTTAVVAEKLGRRWIVCDIGKLSFYAMQKRVLTIEGSKDLENPKKKYSKKARSFVTINTGLYNLKKIFELKKDDYINFVMNLFEVETIDKKISGIKIGGQKKDGYYVLVYPYWQFRNASVDEEYLEDLHSHIGNKVGERLYIIAPANYVDFISDYHEIGKVRYYFLKVPYQIIKELHKVQFKKFRQPQSKRNVNDLDDAIGFHFIRQPEIESKLKVNGKTAEIQITKFLSNYLEEDTGMDLGNFESLAMVLIDKDYNGKEFVMDEFYFAEDLLPNKKEEETEDEIKKELKHLKKISIPLNKEDCGDRIMAVYVDIYGNEFKEVLSIKK
- a CDS encoding peptide-binding protein — encoded protein: MLAQDTASHDVAGLVFNGLVKYDKDLSLIGDLAESWEISKDGLVITFHLRKGVKWTDGIEFTAEDVYFGYKTIIDEKTPTAYKEDFLQVKKAEVLDKYTFRVTYEKPFAPALSTWGSLPVIPKHLLEGKDITKSDLGRKPLGMGMFIFKEWVAGQKVVLDANPDYFEGRPYIDRFIYRIIPDPATMFLEAKTGAIDMLGLTPLQYQRQTDSPYFKNNFQKFRYPVFVYSYLGFNLKDPRFKDKRVRQAIAHAVDKQEIVDGVLFGLGKPATGPYVPNTWMYNPNVKKYEYDLEKAKQLLKEAGWTDTDGDGILDKDGKPFELTISTSVGNTTRIKVATIIQWRLQKIGIKVTIRTYEWSTFINERINKRRFEAVILGWSIGLDPDQYDIWHSSKTKEKEFNFIDYKNPEIDDLLEKGRRTFALEERKKAYFRIQEILADDVPYIFLYVPDALVIVNSRFQGIEPAPIGITYNLHKWYVPKEMQKHRIEP
- a CDS encoding DEAD/DEAH box helicase family protein, which produces MLEIKTYNTKDLVLEVSKSYDPIKLDLTKWDRFIDVLCGDRQYQREAIENTIVYLASGRYKSVEDLVKENWNKNSELHTRYKDINEYFHHLQLPNKFSATIDLATGTGKSYVIYGIAQIMLGLGLVDKVLVLCPSLTIEKGLMEKFVSLSGDSKLKQTIPEDAKYKNPRIIDAHSTIKDGDICVANIHAVYGTTGSSIRDSLSGNGKNVLVLSDEVHHAHNKVTGRDRESQSIKKWKEFLLNPAYNFKYMVGFTGTAYIDDEYFTDVIYRYSLRESVDDRMVKMVDYVSKDESISMDEKFQKIYDNHIENQNKYRKIKPLTILITKDITNAKRLRENLIEFLSRKESQPKEEVERKALIITSAPEHKANVAKLKNVDDKDDPTEWIVSVSMLTEGWDVKNVFQIVPWEDRAFNSKLLIAQVLGRGLRIPPEYQSPQPRVKVFNHDAWSRNIKGLVDEILEIEMKLTSSILKDGERAKYNFVLYNINYDKDPQEKEAKKDTESFDYTKGYIELISQIEDEEKGTEYTNLAGETYSKNTLVEYNTYTVDEVANKIYEEFKTREWEGRILRLPEGEYTKNDLPPKEVLKKIIRTSMDRRGIKGDRIVEKNRQKVLQAFGTLLRKKGKTVVNVRKVNKPESVFTSGMEKETIAVGNLRHDATVFHADTYESELIDEVKDILQEIKNDESLPKSAEKEINQYLFKTPLDIIFTRAEPERKFTEHLCRKENAEKIDSWIKSRDRGFYKTEYSWRKGEHPQKNQEFNPDFFIKIHHDGIDFIVVVEVKADNDDSVENKAKLRWTRQHFIDINKELDKAGIKQKYIFHFLSPNSYSEFFEYLRDGRLINGAFRSDLEDKLEANGKD
- a CDS encoding IS4 family transposase, whose product is MHKLGTIFSELLKLYPRYQFEKAVERYQGDRYMKTFSTWQQFITILYSQIKQKDSLRDIEAGLTTQFAKWYHIGLQSVKRSTLSDANSKRDYKIFEELFYHLLSRCRDLTPKHKFRFKNPLDTIDATTIDLCLTAFPWAKFRKTKGAIKMHCLYEHAGALPSFLVVTDGKTSDVRVVKENSFPILSDSIVSIDRAYIDYNYLNSLNNNRVWFVTRSKSNIDYMVIGQHPGTAKGVVSDSIICLNGVKTRELYAKELRLIEYYDPETKKTFVFLTNNFNLSAATIAQIYKSRWQIELFFKWIKQNLKIKSFLGTSKNAVMTQIWIAMSYYLLLTYIKYQTKYAHSLLNLSRVIRETLFDRKNLIDILTLKLERLRIFQDEPLQQTLF
- a CDS encoding ATP-binding protein; translation: METILKRIVFDEIKKYLHTDDIIVLHGARQVGKTTILYYIEDYLKKQGEDAYFIDLEDSRFVRILDAGAAEFIRHLKEEGLLSAGRKTKLFVFIDEIQYLSDPSSFLKLTADHHKNIKLIVSGSSSFAIKTKFKDSLVGRTVNFEIFNLSFKEFLLFRQYPFEQDKVYTQKKIDELRTMFKEYVLYGGYPKIVLTSEIDKKEKYLQQIIDTYVKKDIRDLADIKDIDKFNKLLEALASQSGQQLNVAELSNTTKIAKQTIEKYLFIMENTYIIKLVKPFSKNIRSELFKLPKIYFYDTGLMQMLWLKGLQKELIGNVFETGIFAELAKKYTHEAIFYWRTKDKKEIDFMLKIKNSILPIEVKLNFEQFNPTAVQYFNKHYGINKYKVIGLNGKPKSEFYVYPWDA